The following proteins are co-located in the Indicator indicator isolate 239-I01 chromosome 33, UM_Iind_1.1, whole genome shotgun sequence genome:
- the SRRM1 gene encoding serine/arginine repetitive matrix protein 1 isoform X11, with product MDAGFFRGTSAEQDNRFSNKQKKLLKQLKFAECLEKKVDMSKVNLEVIKPWITKRVTEILGFEDDVVIEFIFNQLEVKNPDSKMMQINLTGFLNGKNAREFMGELWPLLLSAQENIAGIPTAFLELKKEEIKQRQIEQEKLASMKKQDEDKEKRDKEDKDNREKRDRSRSPRRTKSRSPTPVPVKKELTPEPEPSVKPKETVVQEATSNSDVPKAPKPEPPVPETKENSPERNSKKEREREKEREREKEKEKEKPRQRSPTRSKSRSRSRSRSPSHSRPRRRHRSRSRSYSPRRRPSPRRRPSPRRRSPPRRMPPPPRHRRSRSPVRRRRRSSASLSGSSSSSSSSRSRSPPKKPPKRTVSSPARKTRRLSPSASPPRRRHRPSPPASPPPKPRRSPTPQQSNRARKSRGSASPSRASGTATPKHKSTEKRESPSPAPKPRKAELSESEDKGGKMAAADSVQQRRQYRRQNQQSSSDSGSSSSSEEERNKRSNVKNGEVGRHRRHSHSRSPSPSPRRRQKEASPRMQMEKRWQSPVMKSRRRRSPSPPPARRRRSPSPAPPPRRRRSPSLPRRRSPSPPPRRRSPSPRRYSPPIQRRYSPSPPPKRRTASPPPPPKRRASPSPQSKRRVSHSPPPKQRSSPTKRRSPSLSSKHRKGSPPSRSNRETRSPPQNKRHSPSPRPRASHTSASPPPPRRGASASPQRRQSPSPSTRPIRRVSRTPEPKKTKASTPSPRSARRVSSSRSASGSPEPAPKKHPGPPSPARSRSPSANWSPAKKPKSPTQSPSPARNSDQEGGGKKKKKKKDKKHKKDKKHKKHKKHKKEKAVAAAAAAAAAVVAAPDTTSAQEDQEAETEPKKETESEPEDNLDDLEKHLREKALRSMRKAQVSPPS from the exons AACCCAGATTCCAAAATGATGCAAATCAACCTGACTGGTTTTTTGAATGGGAAAAATGCTAGGGAGTTCATGGGAGAACTGTGGCCACTGCTATTAAGTGCACAAGAAAACATTGCTGGTATTCCAACTGCCTTTCTGGaactgaagaaagaagaaataaagcagcGACAG ATAGAGCAAGAGAAACTGGCTTCTATGAAGAAACAAGATGAGGACAAGGAGAAGAGAGATAAAGAAGACAAAGACAACAGAGAAAAAAGGGACAGATCCAGGAGTCCAAGAAG AACCAAGAGCCGCAGCCCTACCCCTGTGCCGGTGAAGAAGGAGCTGACTCCTGAGCCAGAGCCCTCTGTGAAGCCAAAGGAGACTGTTGTTCAAGAGGCAACTTCAAACAG tGATGTTCCAAAAGCTCCTAAACCTGAACCTCCTGTACCAGAGACTAAGGAAAATTCACCAGAACGTAACTcaaagaaggagagggagagggagaaggagagggagagggagaaggagaaggagaaggagaagcctCGGCAGAGGTCCCCAACTCGCTCCAAGTCCAGGTCAAGGTCCCGGTCACGTTCTCCGTCTCATTCTCGACCGCGGCGGCGTCACAGATCACGGTCAAG GTCTTACTCCCCTAGAAGGCGACCCAGCCCCCGGCGACGACCATCTCCGCGGAGAAGGAGCCCTCCCAGGCGAATGCCTCCTCCACCCAGACACAGAAGAAGCCGCTCACCAGTCAGGAG GAGAAGAAGATCATCAGCATCCTTATCTGGCAgtagctcttcctcctcctcctcacgtTCCCGGTCACCACCAAAGAAGCCACCTAAAAGAACTGTGTCCAGCCCTGCCCGCAAGACTCGCAGGCTGTCTCCTTCCGCCAGCCCTCCCCGCCGCAGGCACAGACCATCCCCACCAGCCAGCCCTCCTCCCAAACCACGCAGGTctccaaccccccagcagtcCAATCGTGCAAGGAAAAGCCGTGGCTCAGcgtcacccagcagagcttcaggtactgcca CACCCAAACACAAGAGTACTGAAAAAAGAGAATCCCCTTCACCAGCACCAAAACcgaggaaagcagagctgtctgAGTCAG AAGATAAAGGAGGTAAAATGGCTGCAGCAGATTCAGTTCAACAGAGGCGTCAGTACAGAAGGCAAAACCAGCAGTCTTCATCTG aTTCTGGCTCTTCATCTTCatctgaagaggaaagaaataaaagatccAACGTGAAGAACGGGGAGGTGGGGAGGCACCGCCGCCACTCTCACTCCCGCAGCCCCTCGCCATCGCCACGGAGACGCCAGAAGGAGGCCTCCCCTCG GATGCAGATGGAAAAGAGGTGGCAATCACCAGTGATGAAAAG CCGCAGGAGGAGGAGTCCCTCACCCCCACCAGCCAGGCGCCGCCGCTCCCCCTcgcctgctccccctccccgccGGCGGCGCTCACCCTCCTTACCCCGCAGAAG GTCTCCGTCCCCGCCCCCGCGCAGACGCTCCCCCTCCCCTCGGAGGTACTCTCCGCCCATCCAGCGCCGCTACTCTCCCTCGCCGCCGCCCAAGAGAAgaacagcctctcctcctcccccgccCAAACGCAGGGCATCTCCTTCTCCACAGTCCAAGCGCCGAGTCTCCCACTCGCCTCCTcccaagcagaggagctccccCACCAAGCGGCGCTCCCCTTCTCTATCTTCCAAGCACCGGAAGGGGTCTCCTCCCAGCAGGTCCAACCGGGAAACTCGTTCCCCACCACAGAACAAAAGGCATTCACCTTCACCACGGCCTAGAGCTTCTCATACCTCTGCAAGCCCCCCACCACCACGGAGAGGAGCTTCAGCTTCACCCCAGAGGAGGCAGTCTCCATCACCAAGCACCAGACCCATCAGGAGGGTGTCAAGAACGCCGGAACCTAAGAAGACAAA GGCCTCCACGCCGAGCCCGCGCTCTGCCCGGCGAGTGTCTTCATCACGCTCTGCTTCAGGATCCCCTGAGCCAGCACCAAAAAAACATCCAGGACCTCCATCTCCTGCTCGCTCCCGGTCCCCTTCTGCAAACTGGTCACCTGCAAAAAAACCTAAAAGCCCAACTCAGAGCCCATCACCTGCAAGG AATTCAGATCAAGAAGGGggtggaaagaagaagaagaaaaagaaggataaGAAGCATAAAAAGGATAAGAAGCAcaagaaacacaaaaagcataagaaggagaaggctgtggcGGCCgcggcagctgctgcagctgctgttgtggCTGCACCAGACACcacctcagcacaggaggacCAGGAGGCAGAGACAGAACCCAAAAAG GAGACAGAAAGTGAACCAGAAGACAACTTGGATGACCTAGAAAAACACCTGCGAGAGAAGGCCCTGAGGTCCATGAGGAAGGCTCAAGTGTCCCCCCCCTCCTAG
- the SRRM1 gene encoding serine/arginine repetitive matrix protein 1 isoform X3: MDAGFFRGTSAEQDNRFSNKQKKLLKQLKFAECLEKKVDMSKVNLEVIKPWITKRVTEILGFEDDVVIEFIFNQLEVKNPDSKMMQINLTGFLNGKNAREFMGELWPLLLSAQENIAGIPTAFLELKKEEIKQRQIEQEKLASMKKQDEDKEKRDKEDKDNREKRDRSRSPRRRKSRSPSPRRRSSPVRRERKRSHSRSPHHRTKSRSPTPVPVKKELTPEPEPSVKPKETVVQEATSNSDVPKAPKPEPPVPETKENSPERNSKKEREREKEREREKEKEKEKPRQRSPTRSKSRSRSRSRSPSHSRPRRRHRSRSRSYSPRRRPSPRRRPSPRRRSPPRRMPPPPRHRRSRSPVRRRRRSSASLSGSSSSSSSSRSRSPPKKPPKRTVSSPARKTRRLSPSASPPRRRHRPSPPASPPPKPRRSPTPQQSNRARKSRGSASPSRASGTATPKHKSTEKRESPSPAPKPRKAELSESEEDKGGKMAAADSVQQRRQYRRQNQQSSSDSGSSSSSEEERNKRSNVKNGEVGRHRRHSHSRSPSPSPRRRQKEASPRMQMEKRWQSPVMKSRRRRSPSPPPARRRRSPSPAPPPRRRRSPSLPRRRSPSPPPRRRSPSPRRYSPPIQRRYSPSPPPKRRTASPPPPPKRRASPSPQSKRRVSHSPPPKQRSSPTKRRSPSLSSKHRKGSPPSRSNRETRSPPQNKRHSPSPRPRASHTSASPPPPRRGASASPQRRQSPSPSTRPIRRVSRTPEPKKTKASTPSPRSARRVSSSRSASGSPEPAPKKHPGPPSPARSRSPSANWSPAKKPKSPTQSPSPARNSDQEGGGKKKKKKKDKKHKKDKKHKKHKKHKKEKAVAAAAAAAAAVVAAPDTTSAQEDQEAETEPKKETESEPEDNLDDLEKHLREKALRSMRKAQVSPPS, encoded by the exons AACCCAGATTCCAAAATGATGCAAATCAACCTGACTGGTTTTTTGAATGGGAAAAATGCTAGGGAGTTCATGGGAGAACTGTGGCCACTGCTATTAAGTGCACAAGAAAACATTGCTGGTATTCCAACTGCCTTTCTGGaactgaagaaagaagaaataaagcagcGACAG ATAGAGCAAGAGAAACTGGCTTCTATGAAGAAACAAGATGAGGACAAGGAGAAGAGAGATAAAGAAGACAAAGACAACAGAGAAAAAAGGGACAGATCCAGGAGTCCAAGAAG gCGCAAGTCAAGGTCTCCTTCCCCTCGCAGGAGGTCGTCTCCTGTGCGGAGGGAGCGGAAGCGCAGCCACTCGCGCTCCCCCCACCACAGAACCAAGAGCCGCAGCCCTACCCCTGTGCCGGTGAAGAAGGAGCTGACTCCTGAGCCAGAGCCCTCTGTGAAGCCAAAGGAGACTGTTGTTCAAGAGGCAACTTCAAACAG tGATGTTCCAAAAGCTCCTAAACCTGAACCTCCTGTACCAGAGACTAAGGAAAATTCACCAGAACGTAACTcaaagaaggagagggagagggagaaggagagggagagggagaaggagaaggagaaggagaagcctCGGCAGAGGTCCCCAACTCGCTCCAAGTCCAGGTCAAGGTCCCGGTCACGTTCTCCGTCTCATTCTCGACCGCGGCGGCGTCACAGATCACGGTCAAG GTCTTACTCCCCTAGAAGGCGACCCAGCCCCCGGCGACGACCATCTCCGCGGAGAAGGAGCCCTCCCAGGCGAATGCCTCCTCCACCCAGACACAGAAGAAGCCGCTCACCAGTCAGGAG GAGAAGAAGATCATCAGCATCCTTATCTGGCAgtagctcttcctcctcctcctcacgtTCCCGGTCACCACCAAAGAAGCCACCTAAAAGAACTGTGTCCAGCCCTGCCCGCAAGACTCGCAGGCTGTCTCCTTCCGCCAGCCCTCCCCGCCGCAGGCACAGACCATCCCCACCAGCCAGCCCTCCTCCCAAACCACGCAGGTctccaaccccccagcagtcCAATCGTGCAAGGAAAAGCCGTGGCTCAGcgtcacccagcagagcttcaggtactgcca CACCCAAACACAAGAGTACTGAAAAAAGAGAATCCCCTTCACCAGCACCAAAACcgaggaaagcagagctgtctgAGTCAG AAGAAGATAAAGGAGGTAAAATGGCTGCAGCAGATTCAGTTCAACAGAGGCGTCAGTACAGAAGGCAAAACCAGCAGTCTTCATCTG aTTCTGGCTCTTCATCTTCatctgaagaggaaagaaataaaagatccAACGTGAAGAACGGGGAGGTGGGGAGGCACCGCCGCCACTCTCACTCCCGCAGCCCCTCGCCATCGCCACGGAGACGCCAGAAGGAGGCCTCCCCTCG GATGCAGATGGAAAAGAGGTGGCAATCACCAGTGATGAAAAG CCGCAGGAGGAGGAGTCCCTCACCCCCACCAGCCAGGCGCCGCCGCTCCCCCTcgcctgctccccctccccgccGGCGGCGCTCACCCTCCTTACCCCGCAGAAG GTCTCCGTCCCCGCCCCCGCGCAGACGCTCCCCCTCCCCTCGGAGGTACTCTCCGCCCATCCAGCGCCGCTACTCTCCCTCGCCGCCGCCCAAGAGAAgaacagcctctcctcctcccccgccCAAACGCAGGGCATCTCCTTCTCCACAGTCCAAGCGCCGAGTCTCCCACTCGCCTCCTcccaagcagaggagctccccCACCAAGCGGCGCTCCCCTTCTCTATCTTCCAAGCACCGGAAGGGGTCTCCTCCCAGCAGGTCCAACCGGGAAACTCGTTCCCCACCACAGAACAAAAGGCATTCACCTTCACCACGGCCTAGAGCTTCTCATACCTCTGCAAGCCCCCCACCACCACGGAGAGGAGCTTCAGCTTCACCCCAGAGGAGGCAGTCTCCATCACCAAGCACCAGACCCATCAGGAGGGTGTCAAGAACGCCGGAACCTAAGAAGACAAA GGCCTCCACGCCGAGCCCGCGCTCTGCCCGGCGAGTGTCTTCATCACGCTCTGCTTCAGGATCCCCTGAGCCAGCACCAAAAAAACATCCAGGACCTCCATCTCCTGCTCGCTCCCGGTCCCCTTCTGCAAACTGGTCACCTGCAAAAAAACCTAAAAGCCCAACTCAGAGCCCATCACCTGCAAGG AATTCAGATCAAGAAGGGggtggaaagaagaagaagaaaaagaaggataaGAAGCATAAAAAGGATAAGAAGCAcaagaaacacaaaaagcataagaaggagaaggctgtggcGGCCgcggcagctgctgcagctgctgttgtggCTGCACCAGACACcacctcagcacaggaggacCAGGAGGCAGAGACAGAACCCAAAAAG GAGACAGAAAGTGAACCAGAAGACAACTTGGATGACCTAGAAAAACACCTGCGAGAGAAGGCCCTGAGGTCCATGAGGAAGGCTCAAGTGTCCCCCCCCTCCTAG
- the SRRM1 gene encoding serine/arginine repetitive matrix protein 1 isoform X5: protein MDAGFFRGTSAEQDNRFSNKQKKLLKQLKFAECLEKKVDMSKVNLEVIKPWITKRVTEILGFEDDVVIEFIFNQLEVKNPDSKMMQINLTGFLNGKNAREFMGELWPLLLSAQENIAGIPTAFLELKKEEIKQRQIEQEKLASMKKQDEDKEKRDKEDKDNREKRDRSRSPRRRKSRSPSPRRRSSPVRRERKRSHSRSPHHRTKSRSPTPVPVKKELTPEPEPSVKPKETVVQEATSNSDVPKAPKPEPPVPETKENSPERNSKKEREREKEREREKEKEKEKPRQRSPTRSKSRSRSRSRSPSHSRPRRRHRSRSRSYSPRRRPSPRRRPSPRRRSPPRRMPPPPRHRRSRSPVRRRRRSSASLSGSSSSSSSSRSRSPPKKPPKRTVSSPARKTRRLSPSASPPRRRHRPSPPASPPPKPRRSPTPQQSNRARKSRGSASPSRASAPKHKSTEKRESPSPAPKPRKAELSESEEDKGGKMAAADSVQQRRQYRRQNQQSSSDSGSSSSSEEERNKRSNVKNGEVGRHRRHSHSRSPSPSPRRRQKEASPRRRRRSPSPPPARRRRSPSPAPPPRRRRSPSLPRRRSPSPPPRRRSPSPRRYSPPIQRRYSPSPPPKRRTASPPPPPKRRASPSPQSKRRVSHSPPPKQRSSPTKRRSPSLSSKHRKGSPPSRSNRETRSPPQNKRHSPSPRPRASHTSASPPPPRRGASASPQRRQSPSPSTRPIRRVSRTPEPKKTKASTPSPRSARRVSSSRSASGSPEPAPKKHPGPPSPARSRSPSANWSPAKKPKSPTQSPSPARNSDQEGGGKKKKKKKDKKHKKDKKHKKHKKHKKEKAVAAAAAAAAAVVAAPDTTSAQEDQEAETEPKKETESEPEDNLDDLEKHLREKALRSMRKAQVSPPS from the exons AACCCAGATTCCAAAATGATGCAAATCAACCTGACTGGTTTTTTGAATGGGAAAAATGCTAGGGAGTTCATGGGAGAACTGTGGCCACTGCTATTAAGTGCACAAGAAAACATTGCTGGTATTCCAACTGCCTTTCTGGaactgaagaaagaagaaataaagcagcGACAG ATAGAGCAAGAGAAACTGGCTTCTATGAAGAAACAAGATGAGGACAAGGAGAAGAGAGATAAAGAAGACAAAGACAACAGAGAAAAAAGGGACAGATCCAGGAGTCCAAGAAG gCGCAAGTCAAGGTCTCCTTCCCCTCGCAGGAGGTCGTCTCCTGTGCGGAGGGAGCGGAAGCGCAGCCACTCGCGCTCCCCCCACCACAGAACCAAGAGCCGCAGCCCTACCCCTGTGCCGGTGAAGAAGGAGCTGACTCCTGAGCCAGAGCCCTCTGTGAAGCCAAAGGAGACTGTTGTTCAAGAGGCAACTTCAAACAG tGATGTTCCAAAAGCTCCTAAACCTGAACCTCCTGTACCAGAGACTAAGGAAAATTCACCAGAACGTAACTcaaagaaggagagggagagggagaaggagagggagagggagaaggagaaggagaaggagaagcctCGGCAGAGGTCCCCAACTCGCTCCAAGTCCAGGTCAAGGTCCCGGTCACGTTCTCCGTCTCATTCTCGACCGCGGCGGCGTCACAGATCACGGTCAAG GTCTTACTCCCCTAGAAGGCGACCCAGCCCCCGGCGACGACCATCTCCGCGGAGAAGGAGCCCTCCCAGGCGAATGCCTCCTCCACCCAGACACAGAAGAAGCCGCTCACCAGTCAGGAG GAGAAGAAGATCATCAGCATCCTTATCTGGCAgtagctcttcctcctcctcctcacgtTCCCGGTCACCACCAAAGAAGCCACCTAAAAGAACTGTGTCCAGCCCTGCCCGCAAGACTCGCAGGCTGTCTCCTTCCGCCAGCCCTCCCCGCCGCAGGCACAGACCATCCCCACCAGCCAGCCCTCCTCCCAAACCACGCAGGTctccaaccccccagcagtcCAATCGTGCAAGGAAAAGCCGTGGCTCAGcgtcacccagcagagcttcag CACCCAAACACAAGAGTACTGAAAAAAGAGAATCCCCTTCACCAGCACCAAAACcgaggaaagcagagctgtctgAGTCAG AAGAAGATAAAGGAGGTAAAATGGCTGCAGCAGATTCAGTTCAACAGAGGCGTCAGTACAGAAGGCAAAACCAGCAGTCTTCATCTG aTTCTGGCTCTTCATCTTCatctgaagaggaaagaaataaaagatccAACGTGAAGAACGGGGAGGTGGGGAGGCACCGCCGCCACTCTCACTCCCGCAGCCCCTCGCCATCGCCACGGAGACGCCAGAAGGAGGCCTCCCCTCG CCGCAGGAGGAGGAGTCCCTCACCCCCACCAGCCAGGCGCCGCCGCTCCCCCTcgcctgctccccctccccgccGGCGGCGCTCACCCTCCTTACCCCGCAGAAG GTCTCCGTCCCCGCCCCCGCGCAGACGCTCCCCCTCCCCTCGGAGGTACTCTCCGCCCATCCAGCGCCGCTACTCTCCCTCGCCGCCGCCCAAGAGAAgaacagcctctcctcctcccccgccCAAACGCAGGGCATCTCCTTCTCCACAGTCCAAGCGCCGAGTCTCCCACTCGCCTCCTcccaagcagaggagctccccCACCAAGCGGCGCTCCCCTTCTCTATCTTCCAAGCACCGGAAGGGGTCTCCTCCCAGCAGGTCCAACCGGGAAACTCGTTCCCCACCACAGAACAAAAGGCATTCACCTTCACCACGGCCTAGAGCTTCTCATACCTCTGCAAGCCCCCCACCACCACGGAGAGGAGCTTCAGCTTCACCCCAGAGGAGGCAGTCTCCATCACCAAGCACCAGACCCATCAGGAGGGTGTCAAGAACGCCGGAACCTAAGAAGACAAA GGCCTCCACGCCGAGCCCGCGCTCTGCCCGGCGAGTGTCTTCATCACGCTCTGCTTCAGGATCCCCTGAGCCAGCACCAAAAAAACATCCAGGACCTCCATCTCCTGCTCGCTCCCGGTCCCCTTCTGCAAACTGGTCACCTGCAAAAAAACCTAAAAGCCCAACTCAGAGCCCATCACCTGCAAGG AATTCAGATCAAGAAGGGggtggaaagaagaagaagaaaaagaaggataaGAAGCATAAAAAGGATAAGAAGCAcaagaaacacaaaaagcataagaaggagaaggctgtggcGGCCgcggcagctgctgcagctgctgttgtggCTGCACCAGACACcacctcagcacaggaggacCAGGAGGCAGAGACAGAACCCAAAAAG GAGACAGAAAGTGAACCAGAAGACAACTTGGATGACCTAGAAAAACACCTGCGAGAGAAGGCCCTGAGGTCCATGAGGAAGGCTCAAGTGTCCCCCCCCTCCTAG
- the SRRM1 gene encoding serine/arginine repetitive matrix protein 1 isoform X2, with protein MDAGFFRGTSAEQDNRFSNKQKKLLKQLKFAECLEKKVDMSKVNLEVIKPWITKRVTEILGFEDDVVIEFIFNQLEVKNPDSKMMQINLTGFLNGKNAREFMGELWPLLLSAQENIAGIPTAFLELKKEEIKQRQIEQEKLASMKKQDEDKEKRDKEDKDNREKRDRSRSPRRRKSRSPSPRRRSSPVRRERKRSHSRSPHHRTKSRSPTPVPVKKELTPEPEPSVKPKETVVQEATSNSDVPKAPKPEPPVPETKENSPERNSKKEREREKEREREKEKEKEKPRQRSPTRSKSRSRSRSRSPSHSRPRRRHRSRSRSYSPRRRPSPRRRPSPRRRSPPRRMPPPPRHRRSRSPVRRRRRSSASLSGSSSSSSSSRSRSPPKKPPKRTVSSPARKTRRLSPSASPPRRRHRPSPPASPPPKPRRSPTPQQSNRARKSRGSASPSRASAPKHKSTEKRESPSPAPKPRKAELSESEDKGGKMAAADSVQQRRQYRRQNQQSSSDSGSSSSSEEERNKRSNVKNGEVGRHRRHSHSRSPSPSPRRRQKEASPRMQMEKRWQSPVMKSRRRRSPSPPPARRRRSPSPAPPPRRRRSPSLPRRRSPSPPPRRRSPSPRRYSPPIQRRYSPSPPPKRRTASPPPPPKRRASPSPQSKRRVSHSPPPKQRSSPTKRRSPSLSSKHRKGSPPSRSNRETRSPPQNKRHSPSPRPRASHTSASPPPPRRGASASPQRRQSPSPSTRPIRRVSRTPEPKKTKASTPSPRSARRVSSSRSASGSPEPAPKKHPGPPSPARSRSPSANWSPAKKPKSPTQSPSPARNSDQEGGGKKKKKKKDKKHKKDKKHKKHKKHKKEKAVAAAAAAAAAVVAAPDTTSAQEDQEAETEPKKETESEPEDNLDDLEKHLREKALRSMRKAQVSPPS; from the exons AACCCAGATTCCAAAATGATGCAAATCAACCTGACTGGTTTTTTGAATGGGAAAAATGCTAGGGAGTTCATGGGAGAACTGTGGCCACTGCTATTAAGTGCACAAGAAAACATTGCTGGTATTCCAACTGCCTTTCTGGaactgaagaaagaagaaataaagcagcGACAG ATAGAGCAAGAGAAACTGGCTTCTATGAAGAAACAAGATGAGGACAAGGAGAAGAGAGATAAAGAAGACAAAGACAACAGAGAAAAAAGGGACAGATCCAGGAGTCCAAGAAG gCGCAAGTCAAGGTCTCCTTCCCCTCGCAGGAGGTCGTCTCCTGTGCGGAGGGAGCGGAAGCGCAGCCACTCGCGCTCCCCCCACCACAGAACCAAGAGCCGCAGCCCTACCCCTGTGCCGGTGAAGAAGGAGCTGACTCCTGAGCCAGAGCCCTCTGTGAAGCCAAAGGAGACTGTTGTTCAAGAGGCAACTTCAAACAG tGATGTTCCAAAAGCTCCTAAACCTGAACCTCCTGTACCAGAGACTAAGGAAAATTCACCAGAACGTAACTcaaagaaggagagggagagggagaaggagagggagagggagaaggagaaggagaaggagaagcctCGGCAGAGGTCCCCAACTCGCTCCAAGTCCAGGTCAAGGTCCCGGTCACGTTCTCCGTCTCATTCTCGACCGCGGCGGCGTCACAGATCACGGTCAAG GTCTTACTCCCCTAGAAGGCGACCCAGCCCCCGGCGACGACCATCTCCGCGGAGAAGGAGCCCTCCCAGGCGAATGCCTCCTCCACCCAGACACAGAAGAAGCCGCTCACCAGTCAGGAG GAGAAGAAGATCATCAGCATCCTTATCTGGCAgtagctcttcctcctcctcctcacgtTCCCGGTCACCACCAAAGAAGCCACCTAAAAGAACTGTGTCCAGCCCTGCCCGCAAGACTCGCAGGCTGTCTCCTTCCGCCAGCCCTCCCCGCCGCAGGCACAGACCATCCCCACCAGCCAGCCCTCCTCCCAAACCACGCAGGTctccaaccccccagcagtcCAATCGTGCAAGGAAAAGCCGTGGCTCAGcgtcacccagcagagcttcag CACCCAAACACAAGAGTACTGAAAAAAGAGAATCCCCTTCACCAGCACCAAAACcgaggaaagcagagctgtctgAGTCAG AAGATAAAGGAGGTAAAATGGCTGCAGCAGATTCAGTTCAACAGAGGCGTCAGTACAGAAGGCAAAACCAGCAGTCTTCATCTG aTTCTGGCTCTTCATCTTCatctgaagaggaaagaaataaaagatccAACGTGAAGAACGGGGAGGTGGGGAGGCACCGCCGCCACTCTCACTCCCGCAGCCCCTCGCCATCGCCACGGAGACGCCAGAAGGAGGCCTCCCCTCG GATGCAGATGGAAAAGAGGTGGCAATCACCAGTGATGAAAAG CCGCAGGAGGAGGAGTCCCTCACCCCCACCAGCCAGGCGCCGCCGCTCCCCCTcgcctgctccccctccccgccGGCGGCGCTCACCCTCCTTACCCCGCAGAAG GTCTCCGTCCCCGCCCCCGCGCAGACGCTCCCCCTCCCCTCGGAGGTACTCTCCGCCCATCCAGCGCCGCTACTCTCCCTCGCCGCCGCCCAAGAGAAgaacagcctctcctcctcccccgccCAAACGCAGGGCATCTCCTTCTCCACAGTCCAAGCGCCGAGTCTCCCACTCGCCTCCTcccaagcagaggagctccccCACCAAGCGGCGCTCCCCTTCTCTATCTTCCAAGCACCGGAAGGGGTCTCCTCCCAGCAGGTCCAACCGGGAAACTCGTTCCCCACCACAGAACAAAAGGCATTCACCTTCACCACGGCCTAGAGCTTCTCATACCTCTGCAAGCCCCCCACCACCACGGAGAGGAGCTTCAGCTTCACCCCAGAGGAGGCAGTCTCCATCACCAAGCACCAGACCCATCAGGAGGGTGTCAAGAACGCCGGAACCTAAGAAGACAAA GGCCTCCACGCCGAGCCCGCGCTCTGCCCGGCGAGTGTCTTCATCACGCTCTGCTTCAGGATCCCCTGAGCCAGCACCAAAAAAACATCCAGGACCTCCATCTCCTGCTCGCTCCCGGTCCCCTTCTGCAAACTGGTCACCTGCAAAAAAACCTAAAAGCCCAACTCAGAGCCCATCACCTGCAAGG AATTCAGATCAAGAAGGGggtggaaagaagaagaagaaaaagaaggataaGAAGCATAAAAAGGATAAGAAGCAcaagaaacacaaaaagcataagaaggagaaggctgtggcGGCCgcggcagctgctgcagctgctgttgtggCTGCACCAGACACcacctcagcacaggaggacCAGGAGGCAGAGACAGAACCCAAAAAG GAGACAGAAAGTGAACCAGAAGACAACTTGGATGACCTAGAAAAACACCTGCGAGAGAAGGCCCTGAGGTCCATGAGGAAGGCTCAAGTGTCCCCCCCCTCCTAG